The DNA segment CTCGGTTGTTTTGCCCTGAGCGAGCCAGGCACAGGCAGTGACGCGACACGCCAAACCTGCACGGCTAAGCGTAACGGAAGTGAGTGGGTGATTAATGGAGTGAAAAACTGGATTACAAATGCACCGGTATCTGATACGTGCGTCCTTTTTGCGATGCAAAATCCAGAACTTGGCGCAAAGGGCATTGTCGCCTTGATTATTGAATTAAAACAAGACCAGGGTATTACCATCGGCAAACTTGAAGATAAACTTGGCATCTGTGGTTCGCCAACTGCAAGTATTAGCTTTGACGATGTTCATGTGCCAGCTGACCGACTACTGGGTCAAGAAGCTGACGGGTTTAAAATTGCCATGCAAACGCTCGATGGTGGGCGTTGTGGGATCGCAGCGCAAGCAACTGGCATTGCCCAGGCTGCTCTCGATGATGCCTTAAGATACTCAACTGAGCGCAAAGCCTTCGGCAAGGAAATTTCCGAACATCAGTCAATTCAGAATTATCTGGCTGATATGAGTGTGCGTGTCAGTGCAGCGCGCCTCTTAACCTGGCAGGCCTCGAGTCTAAAGGACAAAAAGCTCCCCTACGGGCGCGAAGCTGCACAAGCTAAGCTTTTTGCCTCTGAGGCCTCTGTGGAAAACGCTTTGAAGGCGATTCAAATTCATGGCGGCTATGGCTATGTAAAAGAATTTAATGTGGAACGTTACCTGCGTGATGCAAAAATTACTGAAATTTACGAAGGCACAAGTGAGATCCAGCGCCTAGTAATTGCACGCAGTCTGCTTAAGGATGGTTTGTAAAAATGGCTAAAATTAATGCCGAGCGCTTAGCGCGTTTTAGTACGATCTCTGACAT comes from the bacterium genome and includes:
- a CDS encoding acyl-CoA dehydrogenase, which produces MNNSYEVILTEEQRMIRDTVRAFAEKEVRPLARKIDADHYFPQELIPKLAENGFLGVNVSENYSGAGLDYVSYSIIVEELARVCASTSVIVSAHNSLCLSPINSFGSDAQKKKYLPALASGKQLGCFALSEPGTGSDATRQTCTAKRNGSEWVINGVKNWITNAPVSDTCVLFAMQNPELGAKGIVALIIELKQDQGITIGKLEDKLGICGSPTASISFDDVHVPADRLLGQEADGFKIAMQTLDGGRCGIAAQATGIAQAALDDALRYSTERKAFGKEISEHQSIQNYLADMSVRVSAARLLTWQASSLKDKKLPYGREAAQAKLFASEASVENALKAIQIHGGYGYVKEFNVERYLRDAKITEIYEGTSEIQRLVIARSLLKDGL